Part of the Serinus canaria isolate serCan28SL12 chromosome 1, serCan2020, whole genome shotgun sequence genome is shown below.
CTCACACTTCTGCGACTACGActcctttcccttctgtccCGCCTCCGCTCCCTACTGCGCGTTCTCCTGTAGCGGGAACGTCTGGGGCTCGCGCTCCTTCGCCGAGGACTGCGGCTCCGGCGAGGGCTGTAGCTTCTGCTGGAGCGTCTGTAATACCTCCTGTCCTTCCTATGCTTTTCATCCCGGGAACTCACATCTCTTCTGTGTCTGCTGCTCTCCCGTCTACCCGTACTCTCATCACTGTTTATGCTGCTACATGAATggctctttcttctccttggcTCTGTGCCATGTTTGTCCTGCTCACAGAGCAAGTCCTTCTTGCAAGTGTTCTGGTCATAGTTAGAGAGGCTCTTCTGGTCCTGGTTATCGGCGGGAACACATGAAAGTACCCCCGAACCTCTTTTGTCGGAACACCTCTCAGAGTTTGTAGTATGAAGATTCTGACCTTCTTTGACATGAACTTTGTCGTGAATGTTGCCATTTAAATACTTGCATTGAGTGTTTACACTTTCAGGGGATGCTACTTCTATTTGAGAGCCAGGAGCCAGTTTGGCTGTAACAGCCTGTCCTGAGGTAGAAGTGATGCAGCTGGATGACACAGTGTGGGGAACAGCACTAGGGCTTTTCAGCACATCACTCTGAGATGCTTTGGTTTCGTCTTTGTTTTGATTAACTGCATCCATTTTCTTGCTCAGAAGATTGTTCAGTAGTTTCTCCCtcagttccttttcttttctctgcaacCCTAgtgctctctctttttcctcttccacacGTTTAAGCTCAGCCTCTTGGAGCCTCCGTCTCTCCTCTAGCTGCTGAAGACAAAtcttttcttcattctgttCTTGCTCCAAAAGCTTTACTGCCTGAAAGACAGTCAAAGGGAAgagtaaacaaaaaatacctCCTCCTGTTTCCAAGTTACAACATAACACAAAGGCAGCAATgtggcaagaaaataaaatctaaccAACAGAACTTAACCAtcccaaaataaaatgttgtttcctttttaaagggaaaaaaaaatcaaaaccaatcAACCAACAAAACCCACTAATCCAAAACTGCTGTAACATGAAACAGTATTTGTCCACAACTCTTGAGAGAAGTTTTGTCTTCATGACTCCTCAGTATAACAAAAGTAATAACATGTAAAATCTGCACTACTGAAATACATTTATCAGAGTCAAAACTTGAAGGTTACAATCAAATTTAAGATTTCAAAATTCAGTCAAAttgaaaatgtttgaaattttattgaaaattacttctttaaGATGATTGCCCTCTGTGGCTCATAGATGACTTTACAATAAGTCCACAAAATCAGCAAATAATTAAATGGACAATTATTGTGTAGAGACTGATTGTCAGTTAAACAACTGATGTTGTTTAACcactttaaaaattcttgatACTGGAAAAGGTTCAAACCTTTTTCTATTCTGACCTAGTCAAGTGGCTTAGTACAGACCTCAGAATTCTCTAAATGAAAGAAACACACTCTCTGTTTCATCAGACAACCTTTCTATTTCACAGCTACAAAGTTTAAAAGCCTGCAAAAGGCATTTCTCCCTTCTTCTATTATGTAACTGATCTGTGAGTTCAAAACCACTCCTGAAGTGCACTGGCATCAAGGAAAAAACCTGTGCTTTTCCCCACAGCTTTtcatttctacagaaaatatttcacattcaGTACACCCTAATATGGTTTTATCCAAGTCTTAAGCTTCAgtgtttcagtgaaaaaaacaatACTGTTATTAGAGAGACGGTATCTAACATTTGGAACTTTTGCAGACAGTACTTTTCCTACAGAAGAAACATTCTGTGCATTTCAAACACTGACTAATGGAAGTTCAATTTCTGAAACTGCAAAGAACAGTGAAGAGAATTGCTGCAAGGCAGATGGGAAACAGCATGTAAACCAGAATTAGAAAAGGAGTCTTGCAACTAATCCTCTGTGGTTAGCTCACTTCATCAAGTTCACACATTCTTCTACTGGACTTAAGAAAACCTGCCAattaatttacaaataaaaaatgctatttGGGATTATAGGGTCAAGCGCACTTTCCATTTACCTACAAGTGCATATCTTACcaacagaaaaatactgtttcattgtgcttttctgaaattttgGTCTAAGGAATAGCAGCTTGAAAGGTAGCAAACCTTGTGTTTAATGAACAGTGCTCCCCACCTCCTCTCAAGCCAGCAAAGgactttgttttgttgggttcTTCATTagcttctgaaataaatattgaaattacCTTTGCTCTGCTTAGCAATTCTGCAATTAGTCTAATGGACTGAAGATTTCTCTGAGCTAACAGGAGCTTCCTTTCTTCTAGCTTTATCTTCTCTTGAAgttttctctgctcttcagctTGAAGCTTTTCCAGTTGCTTTTTGTTCCGTCGAACTTCACgatctttctgtttctgttctctCTTACGCaacttctcttctctttttctctctctctcatatTCTTCAAGCTCTCTCTGCTTCCTAAaaagagataaatatttttgccttatCTAGGCAAAGCACAATTTCAAACTCCTACTGAATGTACAATACATTTCACGCTTCAAGTAAAATTGTTTCTAAATAAGTCATGTTGATGAAGAACAAAACTAGAAAACTGAACATTTTAACCCTTACTTGTGACAGCAAACAGTCGTATTCTATTTTTAACAAGTcagaattcaaagaaaaaaaattgctccagcaaagaatttatttaaactttGACCAGAGACAATAACAATGCATGAGGCAGCTGGGTAGAGAATTATCACAGCCACAAGAATACCAAGCCAACAAATGTGTGCAGTGGTGGTGAGTGGGCTCTGTTTCTGTGATTAGGTAGCTTCTGCTGAAGGCCAAGGCTCTCTGAAACTAGGTGTCTAAAGGCAAGACTTTTAGGAAATTTAGTATTTTGCAGGTTTAATATTTTGAACTGAACATAAGCGTAAGTGGTAAACTAAACCACACTCAGCTTTAAGTGCTTCATTTTAGTTAGAGACAActtgtgtttttttattttctatcttttGATGCTGATATGAAGAAGCACTTTTCTAATGCCTGATTCTTAAAACTATAACTGAACAATAAGCGGTAAAtacctttcttcttctttttgtttttcctcagcttctttctctttacgtttttgttcttctctctgcttttcaagCTCTTGAAGCTTTTGCCTTTCAAGTTGACGCTTCTTAATTGATGCATCACTGAGGTGTTTTGTTGAGTCAAAAGAAACCTTTACATGATACAATTGAAAacagttttaaggaaaaagaaaaaaaatcaaaaattacaACCTGACAATTTTAACTTAAGACCTTGGTGTAAGTACAATCAGATGTGTGAAACCGTCTTCAAAACAAAGGGAACTTCTCTATGTGCACAGAGAAAACACCACTACTCTAATCAGATAATTGGGTACTAAATGTGTGCACACATGTAGCAAAATCAGATACCACTTCCATGTCTCacaaccaaaaataaaccccagtGTGGCTGAGGCTCTGTCTGTCCAATGTTTTCAACGTGTCAGAATGGGCATGTACAGAACTCATAATTAATGCAGGCTGTTAAGGACTATACAGCACTATGAAGAAATAGGTTTAAATAAAGGCCTTCCTTTCTGTCTAAAACTGTGATCCTTCAATTCAGCAGAAGACATAGCTCTATTGCATTTGGCACCTGGTTCAAGCCTCCCTACCAGTTCTAAAACCAAGATTCCCAAATTGAGGTACCCTGGGCTGAAGATCCCAAGTCAtgggaacagaaagaaaagaaagacacacACATCTGAAAAATGAGACTTCAGAGGTGCTCAGCTTCCAGGATATATGAACACACCTTGGTCACGTCCAGCTGCGTGCTGGAACACGACACCACCAGACATGACAACCCTGGTGTCCTAATCTCCAAttctgagcacaggcagggatcTATAACACATTTCCACAGACCTATGGTCATTGAACCGTGGGGCAGAGAACAAGGAGCACAGTCTCTGCAGTTTAATCTACTCAGACTTTATGCAAAATGATGTTTCACTAACAGACTGAGAGGACAAATAGACGCAAACAGACAAGGTGTGGTGACCTTGTATAACAGAGAGCTGCTGTCCTGAcagggcagctgccaggaaGGCCTGACTCTTCTTGCACAGACATACTAAATTTGGGAACCCTGATCCCCTGCACGTAAATGACAGGTTGAGTTTCACCAGGTCAAGGCACAGTTTCTATCCCACAACTGACAAGCTTTGATAACAAGATAAAAGATTGCAGTATTTTACTAACACTGACTAAACTACAATTTGAATAAATATCTGCACATTCCCACATTGCACAAAGGAATACtcaaagtttttttctgaaatacactCCTTGGTTTAATGAATGACTAATGAGCATACCAAAATATATCCACAAACATTTCACTCCACCGATACGTAAATGCACAGACCACCCCCAAACAGAGTAAGTTTTCTTGAGGCCTTGCTTTCAGAAACACTATGTCTGAACAGACTGCCTTGTTCCCTCCTGTCACAGCTGTAATTTCTAAGACAATGAGGTTACAGAAGACCACTTCTGAAAAGCTCTGTATGCAAATATTATGAAATAAGCATAGGAAATTCACAGGAAGCTGTGCTACAAATGAAAATTaccatttaaatttttgtggGGCTTTCCTGTGTATCAGGTACACTGACGATTAACTGTGTATTTCCCAGACCAGACAGGCCACATGCTACTAAGCCTTTTAGTTCTAACCTTTGACTGGCAGACCTAGCTATCAATGCAGGGACCAAATACAGACACTGTGACATCCTCCCCCAAAATGTCTCTCTGCACTGAACACATGAAAGAATTATGTACTTTACAGTCAATCTTCTGGTGAAATTTGTCTGAACTTGTTCAGAACTGGAATTTTAAGTGAAATGGTGATTTATAAACACttattattttctaaagcaATTTAGAAAATCGTGTTCATAAACTTAATCCTTCCATCAGCAATTCTCATTTCTAGAACCATCTTGtttaggaaaaaagcaaaaccccaaTCACTTTAGTTACATAGTCTAACAACACATTTTTCTACCAAcactttcctttgaaaattgTATTATATCTGTCCCATAAAGCTACATTAATGCTGTCAATGTCACCTGTTGCCATCACTGCGGTATACAGATAAAGGTTTCAAGCACtatgaaaataacatttactTGTACTCAGACCTTCATACGGGTTCCCACAAAAAAGGCTGCAGTCTCTCACCTTTATATTGCAAGCCACAGCTTTGCCATCATCACCCTTGTACATCAGCTTCATCCCTCGCAGGGCATTCATGGCCTCGATGAATCCTGCATACTCTCGGTACTGAACATAGGCTTCAAAGTTTAAATGGCCTCCAAAGCTGAATGTGTGAAAATTCCTGCCAGTCATCTCTTCTCTGTAAGGGTCCAGCATGGGTATGTCCACGTTACGGATTTCTCCAAATTTCTGGAAAACTTTTATAAGGACTTCTTCACTTGGCTTTTCTGAGCCAGTCTCCTTTGCTGCAAACCACTTACAAGGCAAACCCTCCAGGTGAATAGTGTCCGGCCTTTCCCCAGGCAAGGTTTCGTTCATATCTTTTGCATCACGGAAAAACGAGTCCCAGTCATGTCTGGTAGGAAAGTCAATCTTGTATTCCGCAGCACGCACTTTCAAAATGTCAGAGAAGCCGCTCAGCTTTATTGTTTTGCCATCAAGGCACGCCAGGAAAGATTTAACCAAACTTTTGTTCTCGACCTCTCCTTCAAACCTAATGAAATCCATTGTGCTTTTAGAAATCCGAAGAGTGGAAAACTGATGAGTTTGCACCATCCCCTTCAATCTTTCCATCACTTCCCAGTTCGAAATGGATTTTCCCGGTTGCTTCAGCTGAGGGAGTGCCACACTGATGGTCATTTTTGTAATGGGTTTAAGGTATAACccacagggagcacagagctctaCAGCTTCTGATGTATCATGAACTATTGTTGCAGCAGCcataacaaagaaaaagcataggataaaaaaataaaagatgcaAGTTTAAGTTGCAGGCCAACAGTAGTCAAATAAAATAGCCCTTAtccataaataatttaattctttgGCGATTTAACCATTCCCAAGTTTAAACGATGTCTCTTACCACAAGAGTGAATTAGATAATTACAACCGAGTAGTACAAACATCTTAAATTACTTTACAACCACTAGAACCTATAAGTAATTAAATCTCTGTAAGGCCTCTGAATAGAAAACTAGAAGCCGATGACAGTCTTAGGAATACATGAGGTTGGTATGTGATTGCTCAGAAAGCAGCTACCCTTTCTCAGGAGGGAAGGGACTGGCGGCGCGATGTCACACCGCTCCCAAATCTACTTAACAACCAGTGaaccccagcagggctggcgCCGAGGCGGATCTCACGTTCTCCGGAAGGAAGACCTGGAAAGTGTCTGCAACGAGAGAAAAGCGCcccttttatttaaaagccCGAAGCCCCACCGCCCCTCCCTGCCGGCAGCGCCGAGCAGGCTCCGCGGGACAAGGCTGGGTAACACCGCGACTCACACCGGAGCCAGCGGCCACCGCCGGCAGCTGCCCCCGGCGGGCGGAGCCCGGGCGGCAGGGAGACACCCCGGGAAGACGCCAACAGGAAAAGCGCCCCTCGCCGATGCTAGGGCCCACCCGCACCCCCCGCAGCCGGCTCCTGCGCGCCCCACGGCAGGTAGAGCCCGACCCCGCGTCCCCcggcaggcagagccaggccgCGCGTCCCTCTCTCCCGCTGCCCAGACGGGACCCCCCCGCCCGCCTCACCCGCAGCCCCCGGGACACGCCACCCCGCGTGCGCCGCTGCCGCTTCCGCTTCCGCGTGGCGCGAGGCCGCGGCCTGCGGGAGCGCCTCGCTGCGGCGGGACAGCGCCGCCTGGCGGCGGGGCGGGACGCGCGGCTCAGGGACACGGGCACTCGGCTCTCCCGGGAAGCACGGCCCGCGTTCCCGGCCTGCGCAGGACCCTCcgtgggctgggctgtgtgggctGCGCTGTGTGTGCTGcgctgtgctgtgctgtgctgagctgagctcagctgagctgagctgtcctgagctcagctgtgctgtgctgtgctgtgctgagcgCAAACCCggtgcctggggacagctgggcttGCTGCATGGCAGTGCTCTCCCTTGCACAGAATCCGTTCGGTGGGAAAAGCACCTCTGAGTCATCGAGGTGCTTTTCTGACTGAACACCACCGTGTCCCTAggccatggcactgagtgccacctccagcctttccttaaACGCCTCCGGGGACTGTGACTGcgccacctccctgagcagcccgTCCCAATATCTAATCATCCTTTatatgaagaaattcctcctaatatccaacctaaacctttTCTGGCACAGCTttaggccatttcctcttgtcctgtcactggttccCTGagagaagaggccaaccccacctggctacagcctcctttcaggtggttcCCGGGAGTGATAaagtcccccctgagcctccttttctccaggcttaacaaccccagctccctcagctgctcctcacaggacatgCCCTCCATGGGACATGCACTGCATAGGAAATGTGCTCCCTCTGTCAGCTCAGGACACGAGGGCACAGCCGAGGGCACCCTGACCCtgggaggcacagcagggctgactGTGCTCACCTGCCCCTGCTCCACCATTTTAAAACAGGCTCCAGGTCCAGCCTTGGATAGAATTCCACCATTTGAGAAACTGTGACTACAGAAGCcttcagcagcaggctgggtgTAAATAGTGGCTTTGAAGCACCACTGACCTCAGTGGAGGAGGTCACCCTCaatccagagctgcagcaaggcCGCAGCTGTtgtgcagaggtgctgcttCACACCGCAGGTGTTGGTAACTGCTGGCCCTACTCTGCTTCTGTTACGGTTAGGTAGCAGTATAAACACAGAATAAGGAACTTCTGCTACTGACAACATGTTGTATGTCACACCTTCTCCTACAAACATGCCCTTGGGAGCACACAAAGCTAAGCCAGATATCTTCCAGGGAGtttcagcagcagtgcagaagtCATTACATATGGCAATGATTTTAAATCCTGTGCATAATGATAGCCCCACTGCTCAAGACTGCCATAAAtcaatattctgtattttaaactCAAAGACCAGAACGATGCTCTGAAAAGTTACAAAATACCAGCATTGAGGTTACTCATGACAGGATATCAGCCACAACTTTAAAAGCTATCATAGACTATTTTTCTGATATACTCAAAATAACTATTACAaacattatattttaaatgggCAAGAGGAAGTATTGATGATGTACCTTTTAAAAGAGGTAATCAAGCATCAGTACTACAGTATAGAAAGCATAAACTGTCTCTGCTGAAATGCAGTCCATTATGTTGGGCAGATGTGttaatctcattttcattttctcagtgaGATACtcaaatgaataaatgaaatgtCTCCCTTTGGCTTTCAGAGTCTGAAGTGAAGGTCAATAAAGGATATGACACCAGCAAGGCAGAAGGATGAACC
Proteins encoded:
- the AKAP17A gene encoding A-kinase anchor protein 17A isoform X1; protein product: MAAATIVHDTSEAVELCAPCGLYLKPITKMTISVALPQLKQPGKSISNWEVMERLKGMVQTHQFSTLRISKSTMDFIRFEGEVENKSLVKSFLACLDGKTIKLSGFSDILKVRAAEYKIDFPTRHDWDSFFRDAKDMNETLPGERPDTIHLEGLPCKWFAAKETGSEKPSEEVLIKVFQKFGEIRNVDIPMLDPYREEMTGRNFHTFSFGGHLNFEAYVQYREYAGFIEAMNALRGMKLMYKGDDGKAVACNIKVSFDSTKHLSDASIKKRQLERQKLQELEKQREEQKRKEKEAEEKQKEEERKQRELEEYERERKREEKLRKREQKQKDREVRRNKKQLEKLQAEEQRKLQEKIKLEERKLLLAQRNLQSIRLIAELLSRAKAVKLLEQEQNEEKICLQQLEERRRLQEAELKRVEEEKERALGLQRKEKELREKLLNNLLSKKMDAVNQNKDETKASQSDVLKSPSAVPHTVSSSCITSTSGQAVTAKLAPGSQIEVASPESVNTQCKYLNGNIHDKVHVKEGQNLHTTNSERCSDKRGSGVLSCVPADNQDQKSLSNYDQNTCKKDLLCEQDKHGTEPRRRKSHSCSSINSDESTGRRESSRHRRDVSSRDEKHRKDRRYYRRSSRSYSPRRSRSPRRRSASPRRSRYRRTRSRERRRDRRERSRSRRSVSRRQRHRR
- the AKAP17A gene encoding A-kinase anchor protein 17A isoform X2 gives rise to the protein MTISVALPQLKQPGKSISNWEVMERLKGMVQTHQFSTLRISKSTMDFIRFEGEVENKSLVKSFLACLDGKTIKLSGFSDILKVRAAEYKIDFPTRHDWDSFFRDAKDMNETLPGERPDTIHLEGLPCKWFAAKETGSEKPSEEVLIKVFQKFGEIRNVDIPMLDPYREEMTGRNFHTFSFGGHLNFEAYVQYREYAGFIEAMNALRGMKLMYKGDDGKAVACNIKVSFDSTKHLSDASIKKRQLERQKLQELEKQREEQKRKEKEAEEKQKEEERKQRELEEYERERKREEKLRKREQKQKDREVRRNKKQLEKLQAEEQRKLQEKIKLEERKLLLAQRNLQSIRLIAELLSRAKAVKLLEQEQNEEKICLQQLEERRRLQEAELKRVEEEKERALGLQRKEKELREKLLNNLLSKKMDAVNQNKDETKASQSDVLKSPSAVPHTVSSSCITSTSGQAVTAKLAPGSQIEVASPESVNTQCKYLNGNIHDKVHVKEGQNLHTTNSERCSDKRGSGVLSCVPADNQDQKSLSNYDQNTCKKDLLCEQDKHGTEPRRRKSHSCSSINSDESTGRRESSRHRRDVSSRDEKHRKDRRYYRRSSRSYSPRRSRSPRRRSASPRRSRYRRTRSRERRRDRRERSRSRRSVSRRQRHRR